From the Candidatus Angelobacter sp. genome, the window ATTTTCGCCGAAGCCGTGACGACGATGCGGTCGCGGCTTTTCGGGATTTCAAAATTCACCTCGCAATGCGTGATGGGCAATGGATGACAAAGCGGAATCAGTTCGCCGCATTTCTTCGCCGCTTGAATACCGGCCACACGCGCGGTCGCCAGCACGTTGCCCTTCGCGATGGCCTGTGATTCGATGAGGATCAGCGTTTCTTTTTGCAGCCGGATTTCGCCTCGCGCCACCGCTTCGCGCAATTGCACCGGCTTTGCCGACACATCCACCATGCGCGCTTCTCCGGTGGCGCTGATGTGAGTTAGTCCCTTCATGGTTTTCCGCCGTCGAGAACGGTCAGATGGATTTCTTCCATTCTTCAATCGCCGCGCGCATCTGATCAGCGGCATTCAGGCGCGGCTTCACGAACTTGGGCGTGAACCACGGAAATGTTCCCAGCAAATCGGTGGTCACCAGAATCTGACCGTCGCAGTCGGGTCCCGAACCGATGCCGATGGTTGGAACCTGAATTTTTTGCGTCAATTCCTTCGCGACGGGCGGGGCGACAAGTTCCAACACGATGGCAAACGCGCCCGCGTCAGCCAGCGCCTGCACATCCGCCCGCAACGCTTCACGCTCGGACTCTACCTTCCCCTTTACGTGGTAACCGCCCTCTTCGCGCACACTTTGCGGCAACATGCCGAGATGACCAAAAA encodes:
- the moaC gene encoding cyclic pyranopterin monophosphate synthase MoaC, with the translated sequence MKGLTHISATGEARMVDVSAKPVQLREAVARGEIRLQKETLILIESQAIAKGNVLATARVAGIQAAKKCGELIPLCHPLPITHCEVNFEIPKSRDRIVVTASAKIAAQTGVEMEVLTAVSVAALTIYDMCKAVDKKMIVGGLKLVSKTKSAA